The proteins below come from a single Oxyura jamaicensis isolate SHBP4307 breed ruddy duck chromosome 1, BPBGC_Ojam_1.0, whole genome shotgun sequence genomic window:
- the BCAT1 gene encoding branched-chain-amino-acid aminotransferase, cytosolic isoform X2, translating into MLKGCQNECMAGGCSGEATKHVTESFKASDLVITPATTFKEKPDPNGLVFGTVFTDNMLMIEWSLASGWEKPYIKPLENLSLHPASSSLHYAIELFEGMKAYRGVDGKIRLFRPSLNMDRMARSARRTTLPSFDQNELLECIRKLVEVEKEWVPYSTAASLYIRPTLIGTEPSLGVKKPTKALLYVILSPVGPYFASGSFSPISLWADPKYVRAWKGGTGDCKLGGNYGSSIYAQQEALELGCQQVLWLYGEDHQITEVGTMNLFLYWINENGENELATPPLDGIILPGVTRQSILDLARNWGEFKVSERYITMSDLTAALEDNRVKEMFGAGTACIVCPISKVLYKGKHLHIPTMENGPQLTTRFLNKLSDIQYGREDSDWAVLVS; encoded by the exons gcttcagACTTGGTTATCACACCAGCTACAACTTTCAAGGAAAAACCAGACCCCAATGGTCTGGTATTTGGAACTGTGTTCACTGATAATATGCTGATGATTGAATGGTCTTTGGCTTCAGGATGGGAGAAACCTTATATTAAACCACTTGAGAACCTCTCATTGCATCCAGCCTCTTCATCTCTGCATTATGCTATAGAA TTGTTTGAAGGAATGAAGGCTTACCGAGGAGTAGATGGCAAAATCCGCCTGTTCCGGCCAAGCCTCAACATGGACAGGATGGCACGATCAGCAAGACGAACAACTCTGCCA agTTTTGACCAGAACGAGCTGTTGGAGTGCATCCGGAAACTTGTGGAAGTAGAAAAGGAGTGGGTCCCATACTCAACTGCTGCCAGCCTGTACATCCGTCCTACCTTAATTGGAACTGAG CCTTCTCTTGGAGTGAAGAAGCCAACTAAAGCCCTACTGTATGTCATACTGAGCCCTGTGGGCCCTTACTTTGCAAGTGGAAGCTTTAGTCCAATATCATTATGGGCAGATCCAAAATATGTAAGAGCCTGGAAAGGAGGAACAGGGGACTGCAAACTGGGAGG gaaTTATGGTTCTTCTATTTATGCCCAACAAGAAGCCCTGGAGTTAGGCTGCCAGCAGGTTCTGTGGCTCTATGGAGAAGATCACCAAATAACTGAAGTTGGAACAATGAATCTGTTTCTCTACTGGATAAATGAAAATGGAG AAAACGAACTGGCAACCCCACCTTTAGATGGCATCATACTTCCAGGAGTGACAAGACAGAGCATTTTGGATCTGGCACGCAACTGG GGAGAATTTAAAGTGTCTGAGCGATACATCACCATGAGTGACCTGACAGCTGCCTTGGAAGACAACAGAGTGAAGGAGATGTTTGGTGCTGGAACAGCTTGTATTGTATGTCCTATCTCCAAAGTTTTGTACAAGGGCAAg CATTTGCACATTCCAACTATGGAGAATGGACCTCAGTTAACAACCCGATTCCTGAATAAGTTGAGTGATATCCAG TATGGAAGAGAAGACAGCGATTGGGCTGTGCTGGTGTCATGA
- the BCAT1 gene encoding branched-chain-amino-acid aminotransferase, cytosolic isoform X1, whose amino-acid sequence MLKGCQNECMAGGCSGEATKHVTESFKASDLVITPATTFKEKPDPNGLVFGTVFTDNMLMIEWSLASGWEKPYIKPLENLSLHPASSSLHYAIEPRGQTEENLVPKLWLNEYTLFEGMKAYRGVDGKIRLFRPSLNMDRMARSARRTTLPSFDQNELLECIRKLVEVEKEWVPYSTAASLYIRPTLIGTEPSLGVKKPTKALLYVILSPVGPYFASGSFSPISLWADPKYVRAWKGGTGDCKLGGNYGSSIYAQQEALELGCQQVLWLYGEDHQITEVGTMNLFLYWINENGENELATPPLDGIILPGVTRQSILDLARNWGEFKVSERYITMSDLTAALEDNRVKEMFGAGTACIVCPISKVLYKGKHLHIPTMENGPQLTTRFLNKLSDIQYGREDSDWAVLVS is encoded by the exons gcttcagACTTGGTTATCACACCAGCTACAACTTTCAAGGAAAAACCAGACCCCAATGGTCTGGTATTTGGAACTGTGTTCACTGATAATATGCTGATGATTGAATGGTCTTTGGCTTCAGGATGGGAGAAACCTTATATTAAACCACTTGAGAACCTCTCATTGCATCCAGCCTCTTCATCTCTGCATTATGCTATAGAA CCAAGAGGACAGACAGAGGAGAATCTGGTGCCAAAGCTGTGGCTCAATGAATACACA TTGTTTGAAGGAATGAAGGCTTACCGAGGAGTAGATGGCAAAATCCGCCTGTTCCGGCCAAGCCTCAACATGGACAGGATGGCACGATCAGCAAGACGAACAACTCTGCCA agTTTTGACCAGAACGAGCTGTTGGAGTGCATCCGGAAACTTGTGGAAGTAGAAAAGGAGTGGGTCCCATACTCAACTGCTGCCAGCCTGTACATCCGTCCTACCTTAATTGGAACTGAG CCTTCTCTTGGAGTGAAGAAGCCAACTAAAGCCCTACTGTATGTCATACTGAGCCCTGTGGGCCCTTACTTTGCAAGTGGAAGCTTTAGTCCAATATCATTATGGGCAGATCCAAAATATGTAAGAGCCTGGAAAGGAGGAACAGGGGACTGCAAACTGGGAGG gaaTTATGGTTCTTCTATTTATGCCCAACAAGAAGCCCTGGAGTTAGGCTGCCAGCAGGTTCTGTGGCTCTATGGAGAAGATCACCAAATAACTGAAGTTGGAACAATGAATCTGTTTCTCTACTGGATAAATGAAAATGGAG AAAACGAACTGGCAACCCCACCTTTAGATGGCATCATACTTCCAGGAGTGACAAGACAGAGCATTTTGGATCTGGCACGCAACTGG GGAGAATTTAAAGTGTCTGAGCGATACATCACCATGAGTGACCTGACAGCTGCCTTGGAAGACAACAGAGTGAAGGAGATGTTTGGTGCTGGAACAGCTTGTATTGTATGTCCTATCTCCAAAGTTTTGTACAAGGGCAAg CATTTGCACATTCCAACTATGGAGAATGGACCTCAGTTAACAACCCGATTCCTGAATAAGTTGAGTGATATCCAG TATGGAAGAGAAGACAGCGATTGGGCTGTGCTGGTGTCATGA